Genomic DNA from Desulfurellaceae bacterium:
CAAACGCGCGGTCAGCTTTCTGGGAGCTATCTATCTGGCCGCCTCGGTGATCCTCCTTAACTGATGACACTCCCTAGGGCCTCAGCCGCAGCGTCAGCTGTTCCGTACTCAGCCTCGGGTGCAGGGGCTCGACGTCGCTAGGTGTCGGGGTCCGGCGTTGCGCAGACTCTCTCGGAACCGACGCCGCTCCTGGTCTCCCCGTCCCACACTCCAGGAGCGGAGGCAACACACCGTCCCTTCCCGCGGTGTGTTTACCACCTCCCCGGCCCGGCGGAACCGACCGGGGAGGTGGCCTCACACGTCTGAGAACGGCCACAGTGTCACGCTTGCTGGCCTCCCGTTGAACTCACTTGCCGCCCCCAAAAATAGCGCGAAAGTGCCACAAGAGAGAGACGAGGAGGAGAAAGAACATGGCGGGCCTCTCACACGCCGACCGGTCGGAATTGACGCGCCGGGCCCTGCTCGACGCGGCCCAGGAGTTGTTTGCCGCGCAGGGATATGCCGCCACCTCGGCCGTAGCGATAGCGCGGCGCGCCAAGCGGACCCAGGGTGCGCTGCAATATCACTTCACCGACAAAGCCACGCTCTTCCAAGCCGTGTATGCGGAGCAGAATGCGGCGGTGCTCGACTTCATCGTCGAGCGCATGCAGGCCGCGGACGGGGAGCTGTGGCAGCAGACGGTGGTCGCAGCGGACGCCTATCTGGAAACGGTCACCGACACGCGCCGATTACGCATTTTGTATCTCGATGCCCCGGTCGTGCTGGGCAGGACCGCTCTTCACCGGACCGGGCCGTGGCTCGGCTTGCTCCGCCAACTGTTCGCGCCCCTCCTGGCCACGGGCGTCATCGCGCCGCTGCCGCTCAATCCGTTGATCCATCTGGTCTGGGCGGCCTTATACGAAGCGGGGAACTACGTGGCCTACGCCGCCGATCCGCGCCGGGCGCAGGCCGAGATGCGCACCCTCTTGCTGCGCGCCCTCGACGGACTGCGGCCCAGACCCGAGAGGCGGCCCGATACCGGCTGATACCGGCCACAGTGTCACGCTCGCATGCGGGCCAAGCAGGGCCTCGACCGGCCCGGTGACAGGGAGTGTCCCGAGTCACATGACTCGGGATAGGTGTGGAATTTTTACCTGTTTCTAC
This window encodes:
- a CDS encoding TetR/AcrR family transcriptional regulator, which encodes MAGLSHADRSELTRRALLDAAQELFAAQGYAATSAVAIARRAKRTQGALQYHFTDKATLFQAVYAEQNAAVLDFIVERMQAADGELWQQTVVAADAYLETVTDTRRLRILYLDAPVVLGRTALHRTGPWLGLLRQLFAPLLATGVIAPLPLNPLIHLVWAALYEAGNYVAYAADPRRAQAEMRTLLLRALDGLRPRPERRPDTG